Part of the Candidatus Zixiibacteriota bacterium genome, CAGAAGTTCCCTACATTGTCATTCCAGTGAAAACTGGAATCCATCTTCGTCCGTGCTGTCATCCGCCACCGCCTGACTGTCTCGACGTGTCGGGCATCCACCACGGCGGACTGGAATGACATTTTGAGGGATTGACATTGTTTCTGTGGTGTCGCGCGCCGAATTCTTGGACCACACTGCTTGCGGTGTGATCTTTTCTTTCACCTCTCCCCTGGGAGAGGGGAGGATGAGGGCATGTTCAATTGAGAGAAGACTCGCGGGGCATAAGAATGACCCGCTCTACAAGAGGAAGAAAAGATGTCCTGGATTCCAGCTTGCGCTGGAATGACAAAGATAGCTGGAATGACAAAAAGAGGGAGGATTGACTGCACTTCCGCTAACTCCTTCCCCCAAACCCAACTTTCATCCCTTGCAGTTATGTTCTCGAAATAGCTATCTTGCACCAATATGAAATTTGGACTTATTGCCAATCTTAAACGCGCCGGAGCTGATGAGGCTGTTCGGCTCTTTGTCCAATGGGCAGAGACGAACGGGCATCAGTCAATTCTCAGCGAAGACCTTGCGCCAGTCGCAACATCCCATAAATCTTTTTCTCCTGCGAAAGAAATCGCATCCCAAGTCGATGTGCTTGTCTCCATGGGAGGCGACGGCACGCTCATTTCCTCTGCCAGAGCGGTGGGTACAGCCGAAACTCCTTTGCTGGGGATAAACCTTGGTTCACTGGGTTTTCTCACTCAACAGCGGGGCGACCAGCTTGTATCCGCCCTCCAAAGAATAGTCTCCGGTAATTATCGTATCGAAGAGCGCATGTTATTGAAAGTGGATACGAATGGAAGCTCAAAGAAACTTTCTGAGCCATATGCGCTCAACGATGTTGTCATCAACCACGGGCCCGTGAGCCGAGTAATTACCATAAATCTGAAGGCCAATGATCAGGAAGTCGTCACATTTACTGGCGACGGTATGATAATCGCGACCCCGACCGGCTCGACTGCCTATTCTTTAGCGGTCGGCGGCCCGATTGTCTATCCGACAATGGATGCCATGATCGCCGCCCCAATTTCTCCTTTCGCCTTGACCATGCGGCCGATAATTTTCCCCGCTACGGAGAGGCTGACACTGAGGATGGTTTCCGAAGGAAGAACGGCCTCGCTTACTCTCGATGGCCAGATTATGTCTCCGATAACAGACAGCGATGTTATAACCATCACTCTGGCCGATTTCAAATCCCGATTTATCAGCTTTCCCGAAAATTCATTTTATTCCGTACTCAGAAGAAAGCTCAATCTTGGCGTCCTTCCGCAAGGTGATGGCGT contains:
- a CDS encoding NAD(+)/NADH kinase, giving the protein MKFGLIANLKRAGADEAVRLFVQWAETNGHQSILSEDLAPVATSHKSFSPAKEIASQVDVLVSMGGDGTLISSARAVGTAETPLLGINLGSLGFLTQQRGDQLVSALQRIVSGNYRIEERMLLKVDTNGSSKKLSEPYALNDVVINHGPVSRVITINLKANDQEVVTFTGDGMIIATPTGSTAYSLAVGGPIVYPTMDAMIAAPISPFALTMRPIIFPATERLTLRMVSEGRTASLTLDGQIMSPITDSDVITITLADFKSRFISFPENSFYSVLRRKLNLGVLPQGDGV